One genomic window of Clostridioides sp. ES-S-0054-01 includes the following:
- a CDS encoding chemotaxis protein CheA — protein sequence MRPMLDMFIFETSLLLEQLDEIMIQIEKEKVFTHNNINETFRIMHTIKGSASMMGLDNIAALAHSVEDLFYAIREGKIEILDSDLLFDLVFQSLDFIKGDIGELQSGDCISSDYSHFIKGIEDYVSALELSNSMKLKDNTSLESTDDKEITDSIFSYKEDSDIVKIIFEQGCMMENVRAFMLIFELRDYCEFLEFYPKDVEINAESAEYIKNYGFYIQFVAKDDKIMVYKTIQENLYVKEYINITKKEIGIKSTSDNDEVENKLKDNNEISTGYKNSYIKEELQEDILNEKTDIEKDSLSGENEHLPISKQSIMSVNLEKLDLLQNIVGEIVIMESMVVNSVNSTGVDIDNFNKATRQLHKLTDELQDIVMSMRMIQIAGVFQKMHRIVRDMNKKLDKNVELITIGAETEVDKSVIDNLAEPFMHLIRNAMDHAIEPIEERIAKGKEGVGKIVLSAENLGGEAVISISDDGRGIMKDKILAKAKEQGLLKHHSNEYTDDEVNSLIMTPGFSTKESITEFSGRGVGMDIVRKSIEKVGGSIEVKSKQDEGTTFTIKIPLTLSIVEGMEFKVGDSLFTLPISSIRRTFKLTDLNQIITEGNKTELIMIYGVCIPIIRLHKIYNIQTQITNLMHGNMIIIENEHKAACIFVDEIIGNQQVVVKPFPVYFNRFNIKSNGLSGCTILGDGSISLIIDADSMIEIY from the coding sequence ATGAGACCAATGTTAGATATGTTTATATTTGAAACAAGTCTACTACTTGAACAATTAGATGAAATTATGATTCAAATAGAAAAAGAGAAAGTATTTACTCATAACAACATCAATGAAACTTTTAGGATAATGCATACGATAAAAGGTTCAGCATCTATGATGGGGTTAGATAATATAGCTGCTTTAGCACATAGCGTAGAAGACTTGTTTTATGCCATACGTGAAGGAAAAATAGAAATTTTGGACAGTGACTTATTATTTGATTTAGTTTTTCAATCTTTGGATTTTATAAAAGGCGATATAGGCGAATTACAATCAGGAGATTGTATATCTTCTGATTACTCTCACTTTATCAAAGGGATTGAAGATTATGTAAGTGCTTTGGAGTTATCAAATTCTATGAAATTAAAGGATAATACAAGTTTAGAAAGTACAGATGACAAAGAAATAACCGATTCGATTTTTTCATACAAAGAAGATTCTGATATAGTAAAAATAATCTTTGAACAAGGTTGTATGATGGAAAATGTAAGAGCTTTCATGCTTATATTTGAACTTAGAGATTACTGTGAATTTCTGGAGTTTTATCCTAAAGATGTAGAAATAAATGCAGAATCAGCAGAATATATTAAAAATTATGGGTTTTATATACAATTTGTTGCTAAAGATGATAAGATAATGGTTTATAAAACTATACAAGAGAATCTCTATGTAAAAGAATATATAAATATTACTAAAAAAGAAATAGGAATAAAAAGTACATCAGATAATGATGAAGTAGAAAATAAATTAAAAGATAATAATGAAATAAGTACAGGGTATAAAAATAGCTATATAAAAGAAGAGTTACAAGAAGATATTTTAAATGAAAAAACTGATATAGAAAAAGATAGTCTAAGTGGAGAAAATGAACATTTGCCAATAAGTAAGCAGAGTATTATGAGTGTGAATTTAGAAAAATTGGATTTACTTCAAAATATAGTTGGTGAAATTGTAATCATGGAATCAATGGTTGTAAATAGTGTAAATTCTACAGGTGTTGATATAGATAATTTCAATAAGGCAACAAGACAATTGCATAAGCTTACAGATGAATTGCAGGATATAGTAATGTCGATGCGTATGATTCAAATTGCTGGTGTATTTCAAAAAATGCATAGAATTGTACGAGATATGAATAAAAAATTAGATAAAAATGTAGAGCTAATAACTATAGGGGCAGAGACAGAAGTTGATAAGAGTGTAATTGATAATTTAGCAGAACCATTTATGCATCTTATAAGAAATGCTATGGACCATGCAATAGAACCTATTGAAGAGCGTATAGCTAAAGGGAAAGAAGGAGTAGGAAAGATAGTTTTATCTGCTGAAAATTTAGGTGGAGAAGCTGTGATAAGTATTTCAGATGATGGTAGAGGTATCATGAAAGATAAGATTTTAGCAAAAGCTAAAGAACAAGGTCTTCTAAAACATCATAGCAATGAATATACTGATGACGAGGTCAATTCTTTGATTATGACTCCAGGTTTTTCTACCAAAGAATCTATAACTGAATTTTCTGGTAGAGGAGTAGGCATGGACATTGTTCGTAAAAGTATTGAAAAGGTCGGAGGTTCAATCGAAGTAAAAAGTAAACAAGATGAAGGAACAACGTTTACTATAAAAATACCACTGACTCTTTCTATAGTAGAGGGTATGGAGTTTAAAGTTGGAGATTCACTATTTACTTTACCAATATCATCTATAAGGAGAACATTTAAACTTACAGATTTAAATCAAATAATTACAGAAGGCAATAAAACAGAGTTAATTATGATATATGGAGTATGTATTCCTATTATAAGGTTACATAAAATATATAATATTCAAACACAGATAACTAATCTGATGCATGGAAATATGATAATTATTGAAAATGAGCATAAAGCAGCATGCATTTTTGTTGATGAAATAATAGGCAATCAACAAGTTGTTGTGAAACCATTTCCAGTTTATTTTAACCGATTCAATATAAAAAGCAATGGTTTATCAGGGTGTACAATACTTGGGGATGGAAGTATAAGCTTAATTATAGATGCAGATAGCATGATAGAAATATATTAG
- a CDS encoding YafY family transcriptional regulator, translating into MKINRLTEIIVILLNKKLVTAKELAERFEVCTRTIYRDIETLSMSGVPVYMTKGKGGGISLIEEYSIDKAILSKEDKESLIVALKTLQATKYPEINSVVNKIGSIFGEQNFSNWIEIDFTEWGSNFNEDDKFTKIKEAILRRNTINFNYVNSLSSKTNRTVEPMKLMYKSKTWYLYGFCKLKDDFRLFRISRIKNLSVKEEVFSRKIIEEVCLNDSKVIKENIITLKLRFKEKMLFRVFDDFNEDLITKNEDNTYDVITEFPIGEWIYGYILSFGDNVEVLEPKDVRDNMITRLKELSKIYSLK; encoded by the coding sequence ATGAAAATAAATAGATTAACAGAAATAATAGTAATTTTATTAAATAAAAAACTGGTAACAGCTAAAGAGTTGGCAGAGAGATTTGAGGTTTGTACAAGAACCATATATAGAGATATAGAAACTCTGTCTATGTCAGGAGTACCAGTATATATGACGAAAGGCAAGGGTGGCGGAATATCTTTAATAGAAGAATATTCTATAGATAAGGCTATATTGTCAAAAGAAGATAAAGAGAGTTTAATTGTTGCACTAAAAACATTACAGGCGACGAAGTATCCAGAAATAAATTCAGTAGTAAATAAAATTGGTTCAATATTTGGAGAGCAGAATTTTTCAAACTGGATTGAAATAGACTTTACTGAATGGGGAAGTAATTTTAATGAAGATGATAAATTTACAAAAATAAAAGAAGCTATTTTAAGGCGTAATACCATAAATTTTAATTATGTAAATAGTTTGTCAAGTAAGACAAACAGGACTGTCGAACCCATGAAGCTTATGTATAAGAGTAAGACTTGGTATTTGTATGGATTTTGTAAACTAAAGGACGATTTTAGGCTATTTAGAATTAGTAGAATAAAGAATTTATCTGTAAAAGAAGAAGTATTTTCAAGAAAGATAATAGAAGAAGTATGTTTGAATGATTCTAAGGTAATTAAGGAGAATATTATAACTTTGAAATTGAGGTTTAAAGAAAAGATGCTTTTTAGAGTATTTGATGATTTTAATGAAGATTTAATAACGAAAAATGAAGATAATACATATGATGTAATTACAGAATTTCCTATTGGTGAGTGGATTTATGGATATATTTTATCATTTGGCGACAACGTTGAAGTACTTGAACCTAAAGATGTTAGAGATAATATGATAACTAGGTTAAAGGAATTATCTAAAATTTACTCATTAAAATAG
- a CDS encoding protein-glutamate O-methyltransferase CheR yields MIKLTDEEFIILVNHVKKEYGIDLSKKRALIEGRLYNTMIERKYSSFSQYMNLLFKDKTGNEAINLINRLSTNHTFFMREPQHFEFIQNNILPFWEENNKLRNLNIWSAGCSSGEEAYSIAMTLDDYFGYNKELWNVKIIATDISMNSLEKAKRGIYTESNVNNVPKLWKKKYFIDNKDGTFKICDKIRKSVIFKPFNLMNDFSYQHFDLIFCRNVMIYFDLKTREELINKFYNVTKAGSFLFVGHAEIINRNSTKYNYVKPAVYKR; encoded by the coding sequence ATGATAAAACTCACAGATGAAGAATTTATAATTCTTGTAAACCATGTAAAAAAAGAATACGGTATTGATTTAAGTAAAAAAAGAGCGTTAATTGAAGGTCGTTTATATAATACAATGATAGAGCGAAAATATAGTTCTTTTAGTCAGTACATGAATCTACTATTTAAAGACAAGACAGGAAATGAGGCTATAAACCTAATAAATAGACTGAGTACCAATCATACATTTTTTATGAGAGAACCTCAACATTTTGAGTTTATACAGAATAATATACTTCCTTTTTGGGAAGAAAATAATAAACTAAGAAACTTAAATATATGGAGTGCAGGCTGTTCTAGTGGAGAAGAAGCATATTCAATAGCTATGACTTTAGATGATTATTTTGGATATAATAAAGAGTTGTGGAACGTTAAAATCATAGCCACAGATATTTCAATGAACTCACTTGAAAAAGCTAAAAGAGGTATATACACAGAATCAAATGTTAATAATGTTCCTAAGTTATGGAAGAAGAAGTATTTTATAGATAACAAAGATGGTACATTTAAAATTTGTGATAAGATTAGAAAAAGTGTAATTTTCAAGCCATTTAATTTAATGAATGATTTCTCATATCAACATTTTGATTTGATTTTTTGTAGAAATGTTATGATTTATTTTGATTTAAAAACTAGAGAAGAACTTATAAATAAATTTTATAATGTAACCAAAGCAGGTAGTTTTTTGTTTGTAGGACATGCAGAGATAATTAACAGAAATAGTACTAAATACAATTATGTAAAACCTGCTGTCTATAAAAGATAA
- a CDS encoding chemotaxis protein CheW, which yields MSKDEIIKQVLTFYVNDVIYGIELENVIETIRFQSITYVPCLPTYISGVINLRGRIIPVINMHIKYNLTEADYNERTCIIITKVDEYQVGIIVDKVVDVIHIDNLNLLETTDSNNSNINKDIKEIAKVEDNSILILDIRKFLINNT from the coding sequence ATGTCTAAAGATGAAATTATTAAACAAGTACTGACATTTTATGTCAATGATGTTATTTATGGAATAGAATTAGAAAATGTGATTGAGACCATAAGATTTCAATCAATAACGTATGTACCATGTCTTCCAACATATATAAGTGGAGTTATTAATTTGCGAGGAAGAATAATACCAGTTATTAATATGCATATAAAATACAATCTTACTGAAGCTGATTATAATGAGAGGACATGTATAATAATTACAAAGGTTGATGAGTATCAAGTTGGAATTATTGTAGATAAAGTTGTTGATGTTATTCATATAGATAATCTAAACTTGTTAGAGACAACTGATTCTAACAATTCGAATATTAATAAAGATATAAAAGAAATTGCGAAAGTTGAAGATAATTCTATACTAATTTTAGATATTCGAAAGTTTTTGATTAATAACACGTAG
- a CDS encoding chemotaxis protein CheB, which produces MEHFNNMVIAIGASVGGTEAILEIIKDLPKSTPGIVVVQHMPAIFTYMYAQRLDKQCVMNVREAKNNDRVEQGTVLIAPGGYQMKLCVDKQGYYVTCEKGERINGHCPSVDVLFDSVAEVAGKNSIGIILTGMGSDGANGLLKMKERGSFTIGQDKNSCIVYGMPMVAFDMGSVVLQLPLDEISNCLIRYISI; this is translated from the coding sequence GTGGAACATTTTAATAATATGGTGATTGCTATAGGCGCATCTGTAGGTGGTACAGAAGCAATACTTGAAATTATAAAAGATTTACCAAAATCGACACCAGGGATTGTTGTAGTTCAACATATGCCAGCTATATTTACTTATATGTATGCACAACGGCTTGACAAGCAGTGTGTTATGAATGTAAGAGAAGCTAAAAATAATGATAGAGTCGAACAAGGCACTGTACTAATTGCACCTGGGGGTTATCAGATGAAATTATGTGTGGATAAACAAGGATATTATGTGACTTGTGAAAAAGGTGAAAGAATAAATGGTCATTGTCCATCAGTAGACGTTTTGTTTGATTCAGTTGCAGAAGTAGCAGGTAAAAATTCAATAGGAATAATACTTACAGGTATGGGCTCTGATGGAGCAAATGGACTTTTAAAAATGAAAGAAAGGGGTTCATTTACAATTGGACAAGACAAAAATTCTTGTATAGTATATGGAATGCCAATGGTGGCTTTTGATATGGGTTCTGTTGTGTTACAATTACCACTTGATGAAATTTCAAACTGTTTGATAAGATATATTAGTATTTGA
- a CDS encoding HAMP domain-containing protein, whose product MKREVKLSKLAIVLLIIIVVAVLAGIFSSISSYKAFEKVEKSINKMNNLRTQSQYIKDTTREVSDILRRYVFTGEKKHKDIYEKELYGKTRESALNKLERIGLTKNESNKILEAKEISDSLVPTEQSAIKAVESNNKSTAQNIIFGSDYINSQEKMDSLINEFQEEIVNRSDAEIVKVKKELQSLILRTIFILSLLIILTIIEYTVIKLKIVIPINKVEKHFSRIASGDLRTSIDVEESKSEIGMLVSSVKKMQSMLLNYIDLIDTTLTSIAKGDLRVEINQEFIGDFKSIKISLESIINSFNGDFSEINLSAEQVASASEQVAAGAQALSQGATEQASSIEELASTINEISDGIKKCADSASLACEVSDQSALQVGFGSRCMDDMMASMGEISEKSSEISKIIKTIDEIAFQTNILALNAAVEAARAGQYGRGFAVVADEVRSLAGKSAKAAQNTAILIEEAIKTVENGVKIAKETANALDLVVNGVEKTTDYINGISSAVHSQEVAITQILSGIEQISIVVQMNSATAEESAAASEEMSAQAQILKELVAKFHLKESEIRESSWI is encoded by the coding sequence ATGAAAAGAGAAGTAAAGCTTTCTAAATTAGCAATTGTATTGCTGATTATTATAGTAGTGGCTGTTCTAGCAGGGATTTTTTCTTCTATTTCATCTTACAAAGCATTTGAAAAAGTGGAAAAAAGTATTAATAAAATGAATAATTTGAGGACTCAAAGTCAGTATATAAAAGATACAACTAGAGAGGTTAGCGATATATTAAGAAGATACGTCTTTACAGGTGAAAAAAAGCATAAAGATATTTATGAAAAAGAATTATATGGAAAAACAAGAGAGTCAGCTTTGAATAAATTAGAAAGAATTGGTCTTACAAAGAATGAGTCAAATAAAATCTTAGAAGCAAAAGAAATATCAGATTCTTTGGTGCCAACAGAACAAAGTGCTATAAAGGCAGTTGAAAGCAATAATAAGAGTACAGCTCAAAATATAATTTTTGGTAGTGATTATATAAACTCTCAAGAGAAAATGGATTCTTTGATAAATGAATTTCAAGAGGAGATAGTTAATCGTTCAGATGCCGAAATTGTAAAAGTAAAAAAAGAATTGCAAAGTTTAATATTAAGGACAATATTTATACTTTCTCTCTTAATAATACTGACAATAATAGAATACACAGTAATAAAATTAAAGATAGTGATTCCTATTAATAAAGTAGAAAAACACTTTTCAAGAATTGCATCTGGGGACTTAAGAACGAGTATAGATGTTGAAGAAAGTAAATCTGAAATAGGGATGTTGGTGAGTTCTGTCAAAAAGATGCAAAGTATGCTTTTAAATTATATAGACCTTATAGACACTACATTAACTAGTATTGCAAAAGGTGATTTAAGAGTAGAGATAAACCAAGAATTTATAGGTGATTTTAAATCAATTAAAATATCTTTGGAAAGTATAATAAACTCTTTTAATGGTGATTTTTCTGAAATAAATTTATCAGCAGAACAAGTTGCAAGTGCATCAGAACAGGTTGCAGCAGGTGCACAAGCTCTTTCACAGGGTGCTACTGAACAAGCTAGTTCAATAGAAGAATTAGCTTCCACAATTAATGAAATATCAGATGGAATTAAGAAATGTGCAGATAGTGCTAGTCTTGCATGTGAAGTATCTGACCAATCTGCATTGCAAGTTGGTTTTGGAAGTAGATGTATGGATGATATGATGGCGTCAATGGGTGAGATAAGTGAAAAATCGAGTGAAATATCAAAAATAATTAAAACAATAGATGAGATAGCATTCCAAACTAATATTCTCGCATTAAATGCAGCTGTTGAAGCAGCAAGAGCAGGTCAATATGGTAGGGGATTTGCAGTTGTAGCAGATGAAGTTAGGTCTTTAGCTGGTAAAAGTGCAAAAGCAGCTCAAAATACAGCGATTCTCATAGAAGAAGCTATTAAAACAGTAGAAAATGGTGTGAAAATTGCTAAAGAGACTGCAAATGCATTGGATTTAGTAGTGAATGGTGTAGAAAAAACTACTGATTATATTAATGGAATTTCTTCTGCTGTACATAGCCAAGAAGTAGCAATTACACAGATTTTATCTGGAATAGAGCAAATTTCTATAGTAGTCCAAATGAATTCAGCAACGGCAGAGGAAAGTGCAGCAGCTTCAGAAGAGATGTCTGCTCAAGCACAAATTTTAAAAGAACTAGTAGCAAAATTTCATCTAAAAGAAAGTGAGATAAGAGAATCATCGTGGATTTAA
- a CDS encoding diguanylate cyclase, with translation MENKQQGTILVVDDSVLMCDLIDKTLTKDNFKVKKAFNAIEAKEFIEEFIPDVILLDIILPDNSGFDFCKEVKSNARTADIPIIFITSKNADTDIVRGFGVGAIDYMVKPFSMTELKARIMAHLEVKKSQDKLKKINNELESSLEKLNRLVVRDYLTGLYNRRHIINKLMEQRRLNKYSETSISLILGDIDDFKVINDTYGHEAGDFVLTVISSIIKRNCRQIDTVSRWGGEEFLIMLTNTTLEVAKILSERIRKEIKEFDFNYKENKIKCTITLGVVEVNSNISLEENISLADKAMYEGKNLGKDCSVVSTMKGLKKI, from the coding sequence ATGGAAAATAAGCAACAAGGAACAATTTTAGTCGTTGATGATAGTGTTCTGATGTGTGACTTAATAGATAAAACACTTACAAAAGATAATTTTAAGGTAAAAAAAGCATTTAATGCAATAGAGGCAAAAGAGTTTATTGAAGAATTTATACCAGACGTTATTTTGCTTGATATAATTTTACCAGATAACTCTGGCTTTGATTTTTGTAAGGAAGTGAAATCTAATGCTCGCACAGCAGATATACCTATAATCTTTATAACTTCAAAAAATGCAGATACAGACATAGTAAGGGGATTTGGTGTAGGAGCAATAGATTATATGGTGAAACCTTTTAGTATGACAGAATTAAAAGCTCGTATTATGGCTCATCTTGAAGTAAAGAAATCTCAAGATAAATTAAAAAAGATAAATAATGAACTGGAGTCTTCTCTTGAAAAATTGAATAGACTCGTTGTAAGAGATTATCTTACAGGGCTTTACAATAGACGCCATATAATTAATAAGCTTATGGAGCAAAGAAGGCTTAATAAGTATAGTGAAACATCAATATCTCTTATTCTTGGGGATATTGATGACTTTAAGGTTATTAATGATACTTATGGACATGAAGCAGGGGATTTCGTGTTGACAGTAATATCGAGTATAATAAAAAGGAATTGTAGACAAATTGATACTGTATCAAGATGGGGTGGAGAAGAGTTTTTGATAATGCTAACAAATACTACGTTAGAAGTTGCTAAGATACTTTCAGAAAGAATTCGTAAAGAGATAAAAGAGTTTGATTTCAACTATAAAGAAAATAAAATAAAATGTACCATTACATTAGGGGTAGTAGAAGTAAACTCAAATATATCATTAGAAGAAAACATATCCTTAGCAGATAAAGCAATGTATGAGGGCAAAAATTTAGGAAAAGATTGTAGTGTAGTAAGTACAATGAAAGGATTAAAAAAGATATAA
- a CDS encoding chemotaxis protein CheD: MNREIVVNIADMKIAYRPNVLVTYALGSCVGVCLIDKVAGIGGMLHVMLPYSKDVINIENKYKFADTGINELVKSMENIGANRIYIKAKIAGGAQMFLGNSNLSVTGIGHRNVQAVKKTLLGLNIPILAEDTGMNYGRTIRFYTETGALIVDSINKGKKEI; encoded by the coding sequence ATGAATAGGGAAATAGTAGTAAACATTGCAGATATGAAGATAGCCTATAGACCAAATGTTTTAGTTACTTATGCACTTGGTTCTTGTGTAGGAGTATGTTTGATAGATAAAGTAGCTGGGATTGGCGGAATGTTACATGTTATGTTGCCGTATAGTAAAGATGTTATTAATATTGAAAATAAGTATAAATTTGCTGATACAGGGATAAATGAGCTCGTTAAATCTATGGAGAATATAGGTGCAAATAGAATATATATAAAAGCAAAAATTGCTGGAGGAGCGCAGATGTTTTTAGGAAATAGCAATTTATCAGTTACGGGTATAGGACATAGAAATGTTCAGGCAGTAAAAAAAACACTTTTAGGACTAAATATTCCAATATTAGCCGAGGATACGGGTATGAATTATGGGAGAACAATACGTTTTTATACTGAGACAGGAGCATTAATTGTAGATTCAATAAATAAAGGTAAAAAGGAAATATAA
- a CDS encoding purine-binding chemotaxis protein CheW produces MRFPDDPYLDYGIVDEGIKYLKFKVDEQDFGIELEKVIEIVGNQEIIFIPELPTYSKGIINLRGKIIPIIDMRLRLKKDDLSITNCMYIVVIEIKDLVVGFMVDKVDEIISLEKSQISPPPRVTLEYSDYFVSGVGEVDSRIITLLDLEKLLTDKDEILIDKLINEYNCTIM; encoded by the coding sequence ATGAGATTTCCAGATGACCCATATTTAGATTATGGGATAGTTGATGAAGGAATTAAGTATCTAAAATTTAAAGTAGATGAGCAAGATTTTGGAATTGAACTTGAAAAAGTAATAGAGATTGTTGGAAATCAAGAAATTATATTTATTCCAGAACTCCCTACATATTCTAAAGGCATAATAAATCTAAGAGGAAAAATCATCCCAATAATAGATATGCGTTTGAGACTTAAAAAAGATGATTTAAGCATTACCAATTGTATGTATATAGTAGTAATTGAAATAAAAGATTTAGTAGTTGGATTTATGGTTGATAAGGTTGATGAGATAATAAGTTTAGAAAAAAGTCAAATATCACCTCCACCAAGAGTTACTCTAGAGTACTCAGACTATTTTGTAAGTGGTGTTGGTGAAGTAGACAGTAGAATAATCACTTTACTAGATTTAGAGAAACTTTTGACAGATAAAGATGAAATTTTAATAGATAAATTAATTAATGAATATAATTGCACTATCATGTAA
- a CDS encoding response regulator, with product MENKILIVDDAIFMRMMIKEALSKSGYNDLVEANDGEEACNIFKDEKPDLILLDITMPKKDGLEVLREIKKLDSNAKVVMCSAIGQENMIVEAIKLGALDFIVKPFKTDTLVKVVNNALK from the coding sequence ATGGAAAATAAAATTTTGATAGTAGATGATGCTATTTTTATGAGAATGATGATTAAAGAAGCTCTGAGTAAAAGTGGCTATAATGATTTAGTAGAAGCAAATGATGGAGAAGAAGCTTGTAATATATTTAAAGATGAAAAACCTGATTTGATTTTGCTTGACATTACAATGCCAAAAAAAGATGGTTTAGAGGTGCTAAGAGAAATAAAAAAGTTGGATTCAAATGCTAAGGTTGTGATGTGTTCTGCAATAGGACAAGAAAATATGATTGTAGAAGCTATAAAACTTGGAGCGTTAGATTTTATAGTGAAGCCCTTTAAAACAGATACATTAGTCAAAGTTGTAAATAATGCCTTAAAATAA
- a CDS encoding DUF3298 and DUF4163 domain-containing protein — MKFFKVDTKAKVLRYVFVLTLTIIAVLAIKHDYKYNNLGKDALVNLNSDKEAVSVMSNQSLPKDTTKSKQTLSVSTIGSKTIVKNDEYLESTINMPVITNSNKIVERSTNDKIKNDIFEFYNKSYKEAKQYLKDNPDEENKFVANVDFELKKNTDSALSIKVRYYTYSGGAHGFYQDIAYNVDMRTGKFLELMDLFKDNTKYKEVIDEEIKRQIAELEKKDEENIGIYNFKGIKENQNFYLQDENLVIYFDLYDITPYAAGIPEFSINKKLISSMLKPEYVDLFDLK; from the coding sequence ATGAAATTTTTTAAAGTCGATACAAAAGCTAAAGTTTTAAGATATGTATTTGTTTTAACCTTGACTATAATAGCTGTTTTGGCAATTAAACATGACTATAAATATAATAATTTAGGGAAAGATGCTTTAGTTAATCTAAATAGTGATAAAGAAGCAGTGAGTGTTATGAGTAATCAATCATTGCCAAAGGATACTACAAAGAGTAAACAAACTTTATCTGTAAGTACAATAGGAAGTAAAACAATAGTTAAAAATGATGAGTATCTAGAAAGTACTATAAACATGCCTGTAATAACAAATTCAAATAAGATTGTTGAAAGGTCTACAAATGATAAAATAAAAAATGACATATTTGAATTTTATAATAAATCATATAAAGAAGCAAAACAGTACCTTAAGGATAATCCTGATGAGGAAAATAAGTTTGTTGCAAATGTGGATTTTGAACTTAAAAAGAATACTGATTCTGCTCTTAGTATAAAAGTAAGATATTATACTTATAGTGGTGGAGCACATGGATTTTATCAAGATATAGCATATAATGTGGATATGAGAACTGGAAAATTTTTAGAATTAATGGACTTATTTAAAGATAATACTAAATATAAAGAAGTTATAGATGAAGAAATTAAAAGACAAATAGCTGAACTTGAAAAAAAGGATGAAGAAAATATTGGAATATATAATTTTAAAGGTATAAAAGAAAATCAAAACTTTTATTTGCAAGATGAGAATCTAGTTATATATTTTGATTTATATGATATAACTCCGTATGCAGCAGGAATCCCAGAATTTTCAATAAATAAAAAACTGATAAGCTCTATGCTAAAACCAGAGTATGTAGATTTATTTGATTTAAAATAG
- a CDS encoding chemotaxis protein CheC, which yields MINYLELDDAHIDALREIGNIGSGNAITALASMINSNIEVLIPMVKILEYNEATNLLGGPENKVVCILLDMKGDINGMFMFLLDESITQLMLSSLFNKKEAPLDKIEVIEISAIKEIGNIMASSYVNAIASMLNMTISISIPDICIDMVGAVLNVPMIRFSDVGDKVLFIENKFKMSDDYFTSHILMIPEMDSLGEILVRLGLEI from the coding sequence ATTATAAATTATTTAGAACTTGATGATGCTCATATAGATGCTCTTAGAGAAATTGGTAATATAGGCTCTGGGAATGCAATTACTGCACTTGCATCCATGATAAATAGTAATATAGAAGTATTAATACCTATGGTCAAGATACTTGAGTACAATGAAGCGACAAATTTGCTTGGTGGTCCAGAAAACAAAGTAGTATGTATTTTACTTGATATGAAAGGCGATATTAATGGAATGTTTATGTTTTTGTTGGATGAATCAATAACTCAACTTATGTTAAGTTCTCTTTTTAATAAAAAAGAAGCTCCCTTAGATAAGATTGAAGTAATTGAAATTTCAGCAATTAAAGAAATAGGAAATATTATGGCAAGCTCATATGTAAATGCTATTGCATCTATGTTAAACATGACTATAAGTATTTCAATTCCAGATATATGTATCGATATGGTTGGAGCTGTTCTAAATGTGCCTATGATAAGATTTTCAGATGTTGGTGATAAAGTTTTATTTATAGAAAATAAGTTTAAAATGAGCGATGATTATTTTACTAGTCACATTTTGATGATTCCAGAAATGGACTCACTTGGAGAAATATTAGTGAGATTGGGATTGGAAATATGA